In Aspergillus flavus chromosome 3, complete sequence, one genomic interval encodes:
- a CDS encoding putative short chain-type dehydrogenase (toxin biosynthesis ketoreductase, putative) translates to MGQVIFITGANRGIGKGLAAHYLAREDTTVIAAIRDVSAENTEELRALQKGPGSQLILVSLSLDIPSSATEAISEIQTQHHIEHIDIVLSNAGICNHWGPVVDMTDADVLSHFDVNALGPLRLFRATAPLLQNASQPKFVYTSTLMASFGEMERLPSLATAYGMSKVAGNYLVRKIDAEHKHLIALSVDPGLVQTDMGSRSAQSIGLEKAPLTVQESVQGIIKQINEAQKSTTSGKFVNYLGDRVPW, encoded by the exons ATGGGCCAGGTTATTTTTATTACCGGAGCGAATCGAG GCATTGGGAAAGGTCTGGCAGCGCACTACCTTGCGAGGGAGGACACCACTGTCATTGCAGCCATCCGAGATGTCTCAGCTGAGAACACAGAAGAACTACGTGCTTTGCAAAAAGGCCCTGGCTCCCAGTTGATTCTCGTCTCGCTCAGCCTCGACATCCCATCGAGCGCCACCGAGGCAATCTCCGAAATACAAACGCAGCATCACATTGAACATATCGACATTGTCCTTTCCAATGCAGGAATTTGCAACCACTGGGGCCCTGTGGTGGACATGACTGATGCGGACGTGCTTTCTCACTTTGACGTGAATGCCCTCGGACCACTGAGGCTGTTCAGGGCCACAGCACCATTGTTGCAGAATGCCAGTCAGCCCAAGTTTGTCTATACCTCTACTTTAATGGCCAGCTTCGGTGAGATGGAGCGCCTTCCGTCCCTGGCGACGGCCTATGGAATGTCCAAGGTGGCTGGCAATTACCTGGTCAGGAAAATTGATGCAGAGCACAAGCATCTGATCGCGTTATCAGTCGACCCTGG ACTTGTCCAAACAGACATGGGTAGTCGTAGTGCGCAATCCATTGGATTAGAAAAGGCTCCATTGACCGTTCAAGAGAGCGTCCAAGGAATTATCAAGCAG ATCAACGAGGCACAAAAGTCAACTACATCTGGTAAATTTGTTAACTATCTCGGCGACAGAGTCCCCTGGTAG
- a CDS encoding putative trytophan synthase alpha subunit gives MEQIKQVFSYAKQQNRAVLGAYVTAGYPIVEETVDILLGLANGGADMIELGVPFTDPIADGPIIQEANAKALTNGVTISSVLNIVREARHRGLQIPVLLMGYYNPILRYGEERMLEDCKEAGVNGFVIVDLPLEEAIRFRRLCASNGLSYVPLIAPSTSDSRMKLLCSIADSFIYVVSRMGVTGATKKLNLNLPELLSRVHTWSGDVPSVIGFGISTREHFLSVHNIAEGCVIGSQIITTLREAPTGQAAKHVEQYLSSITGRNHGRDSQEMLTQPLSPVPQPKAILAENVTPNSLSLIDPLDTIHSAAQSSRFGGFGGQYVPEALMGCLAELERGFEEVRQDPSFWEEYRSYYPYIGRPSPLCFAKRLTEHVGGANIWIKREDLNHTGSHKINNALGQILLARRLNKTRIIAETGAGQHGVATATVCAKFGMKCTVYMGAEDVRRQALNVFRMKLLGAEVVAVTSKTGSCTLRDAVNEALRAWVTNLEDTHYILGSVVGPHPFPTIVRTFQSVIGEETKQQMKESVGKLPNAVVACVGGGSNASGMFYPFLHESGVQLLGVEAGGDGLDTSHHSATLSAGSKGVLHGVYTYLLQDEHGQVSGTHSISAGMDYPAVGPELSSWKDSGRARFIAATDAQALVGFRALAEHEGIIPALESSHAVFGAMELAKTMKKGETDIVLNLSGRGDKDVQSVAAALPRLGPVIGWDLRF, from the exons ATGGAGCAGATTAAGCAAGTATTTTCATATGCGAAGCAGCAGAATCGCGCTGTTTTGGGGGCCTATGTTACCGCAGGATATCCCATTGTCGAAGAGACAGTAGATATTCTCCTTGGCCTGGCGAATGGTGGTGCCG ATATGATCGAACTGGGTGTCCCATTCACCGACCCAATTGCAGATGGTCCAATCATCCAGGAAGCCAATGCGAAAGCTCTAACCAATGGCGTGACAATTTCGTCTGTGTTGAATATAGTGCGCGAAGCAAGGCATCGAGGGCTCCAGATTCCCGTTCTGCTAATGGGTTATTATAACCCGATACTGCGTTACGGTGAGGAACGCATGCTGGAAGACTGCAAAGAGGCGGGTGTCAACGGGTTTGTAATCGTGGATCTTCCTCTTGAGGAAGCCATTCGATTCAGAAGACTCTGCGCGAGCAATGG GCTTTCTTACGTTCCCCTCATTGCTCCCTCCACCTCCGATTCTCGCATGAAACTCCTGTGCAGTATAGCCGATTCGTTCATCTATGTTGTATCAAGAATGGGCGTGACTGGTGCAACTAAGAAACTAAACTTGAACCTTCCTGAACTTCTAAGCCGGGTCCATACTTGGTCTGGAGATGTACCATCCGTGATTGGCTTTGGTATCAGTACGCGCGAACATTTCTTGTCTGTACATAACATCGCCGAAGGTTGTGTGATTGGCAGTCAAATAATCACCACATTACGCGAGGCACCTACTGGCCAAGCAGCTAAGCATGTCGAACAGTATCTATCGAGTATCACCGGGCGAAATCATGGAAGAGATTCACAGGAGATGCTGACCCAGCCACTTTCGCCTGTTCCGCAGCCAAAAGCCATCCTCGCCGAAAATGTTACTCCCAACAGCCTGTCACTGATCGATCCACTCGACACAATTCACTCCGCTGCACAATCGTCGCGCTTTGGTGGGTTCGGCGGTCAATACGTTCCTGAAGCCCTGATGGGTTGTCTCGCCGAGCTAGAGAGAGGCTTCGAGGAAGTACGACAGGATCCTAGTTTTTGGGAAGAATACCGTTCCTACTACCCTTATATCGGTAGACCCAGCCCTCTCTGTTTTGCAAAACGGCTTACTGAACATGTCGGCGGTGCGAATATCTGGATTAAACGAGAAGATCTCAACCATACTGGAAGCCACAAGATCAATAATGCCTTGGGTCAGATCCTTCTGGCTCGACGGCTGAATAAAACTCGCATTATTGCTGAAACTGGTGCTGGCCAACATGGAGTCGCAACTGCAACTGTGTGTGCGAAGTTTGGAATGAAGTGCACCGTTTATATGGGTGCTGAGGATGTCCGTCGGCAAGCCTTGAATGTGTTCCGTATGAAGCTTCTTGGTGCCGAGGTAGTGGCTGTTACCAGTAAAACGGGAAGCTGTACTCTACGTGATGCCGTTAATGAAGCTCTACGGGCATGGGTTACTAACCTCGAGGATACACATTATATCCTTGGTTCTGTTGTTGGACCACATCCTTTCCCAACAATTGTACGCACCTTTCAATCTGTGATTGGCGAAGAGACCAAACAACAAATGAAAGAATCCGTTGGCAAGCTTCCCAATGCTGTTGTTGCATGCGTTGGAGGTGGCAGCAATGCATCTGGCATGTTCTATCCCTTTTTACATGAGTCAGGCGTCCAGCTTTTAGGCGTGGAAGCTGGTGGAGATGGTCTCGATACGTCTCATCATTCAGCAACGCTTTCTGCGGGCAGTAAGGGTGTGCTTCATGGAGTCTACACCTATCTTTTGCAGGATGAACATGGTCAGGTTTCTGGAACGCACTCTATCTCTGCTGGTATGGACTATCCAGCCGTGGGACCAGAGTTGAGCTCTTGGAAAGACAGCGGGCGGGCTCGGTTTATTGCTGCCACAGACGCCCAAGCTCTAGTCGGCTTCCGGGCATTGGCAGAGCATGAAGGTATTATCCCGGCTTTGGAGTCCTCGCATGCCGTATTTGGCGCCATGGAACTAGCCAAAACGATGAAGAAAGGGGAAACGGACATTGTCCTGAATCTTAGTGGCAGAGGCGACAAGGATGTTCAAAgtgttgctgctgctctgCCACGGTTGGGGCCTGTTATCGGATGGGACTTGAGATTTTGA
- a CDS encoding aspartic-type endopeptidase ctsD — protein sequence MRFLRCLLATSSLYASVTAFVPYHIELGDPVTDAASDKLLRRFFPYELPSEDVKDEPESATGDDILTLDIKRAAFRRDNNFKIMLSDDPTSPNTAALNQGGNDYTYFAAVKVGSQGQKMWMMLDSGGVNTWLFGSDCTTNSCKLHNTFGEHASTSLLLTNKEWGVGYGTGQVSGVLGNDTFSIAGMDVRMLFGLASNASDQFQNYPMDGIIGLGRAEEGSYGPSFMEAVIEQKSLKSNIVSFSLSRAADGGKDGAVTFGGVDKTKFTGNISYTDALSGNNRWTIPLDDASVDGNACNFVNKTAIIDTGTSYALIPPKDAAALHKLIPGSSASGDENFVIPCNSTAKVELTFSGKSYTISPKDYVGSKYGSGCVSTIIGHQMFGDNEWLVGDVFLKNVYTVFDFDQDRVGFAVRGNSSAKASTTTTTATGTDKADSATAAAASSSATEATSAGVKTGVHYLPALMVVLCTLWLA from the coding sequence ATGCGTTTCTTACGATGTCTTCTCGCTACATCATCTCTTTACGCTAGTGTCACGGCATTTGTGCCCTACCACATAGAGCTTGGTGATCCTGTTACCGATGCCGCTAGTGATAAGCTACTGCGTCGTTTTTTCCCATATGAGTTGCCGTCAGAGGATGTGAAGGATGAACCGGAATCAGCCACCGGGGATGATATTTTAACCCTGGACATCAAAAGGGCCGCCTTTCGCCGTGACAACAATTTCAAGATTATGTTATCAGATGATCCGACATCACCCAATACGGCCGCGCTCAACCAAGGCGGAAATGACTATACCTACTTTGCAGCGGTCAAAGTTGGCTCTCAAGGTCAGAAGATGTGGATGATGCTGGACTCCGGTGGTGTCAATACATGGCTCTTCGGGTCGGACTGCACAACAAATTCCTGCAAATTGCACAACACATTTGGTGAACACGCTTCGACAAGTCTCCTACTAACCAACAAGGAATGGGGCGTGGGTTATGGAACCGGGCAGGTTAGTGGCGTCCTCGGAAATGATACTTTCTCGATTGCTGGTATGGATGTGCGCATGTTGTTCGGACTGGCTTCCAATGCGTCGGACCAGTTTCAGAATTACCCCATGGATGGAATTATCGGCCTTGGCCGCGCTGAGGAGGGATCGTACGGTCCCTCGTTCATGGAAGCCGTCATAGAGCAGAAATCCCTCAAGTCAAACATTGTCAGCTTCAGTCTCTCTCGCGCTGCCGACGGAGGGAAGGATGGTGCTGTGACGTTTGGTGGCGTCGACAAGACTAAATTTACCGGGAACATTTCGTACACCGACGCTCTCAGCGGTAACAATCGATGGACCATCCCTCTGGACGATGCCAGCGTGGATGGCAATGCCTGCAACTTCGTCAACAAAACGGCCATCATCGACACCGGCACATCCTACGCTCTGATCCCACCGAAGGATGCAGCCGCATTGCATAAGTTGATTCCAGGCTCCAGTGCCTCGGGGGACGAAAACTTCGTTATTCCCTGCAATTCCACTGCCAAAGTTGAACTTACTTTTTCGGGCAAGAGTTATACAATTTCTCCCAAGGATTATGTCGGTTCGAAGTACGGGTCGGGTTGTGTTTCGACGATCATCGGCCACCAGATGTTCGGTGACAACGAATGGCTTGTGGGCgatgtcttcctcaagaaCGTGTATACGGTGTTTGACTTCGACCAAGACCGCGTCGGGTTTGCGGTGCGTGGGAACTCCAGCGCAAAGGCATCTACGACAACTACCACTGCTACTGGAACCGACAAGGCTGACTCCGCTACTGCTGCCGCCGCGAGCTCAAGTGCGACAGAAGCTACCTCTGCTGGTGTGAAGACCGGCGTGCATTATCTGCCTGCCTTGATGGTCGTTCTGTGCACACTTTGGCTCGCCTAG
- a CDS encoding protein-tyrosine phosphatase-like protein produces the protein MAMNRIPGQNIYIGGIFSLKNRAALERANITHVLSVLRLQPQEETFAGFQHHRIDVDDVEDENLLEHFPSAIKFIQSGLDAGGGVLVHCAMGKSRSATICIAYLLHQQPSALTPQSALAIIKESRPLCEPNDGFMKQLSIYHQMGCPDDVISHPLYNRWLYRREVEESVACGRAPEMSSVLFEDEQPHKSQDNTDRTTEIKCRKCRRNLATTPFIIPHGPQNGAKGPTDCAHIFLHPLTWMRPCLFPNGEDDGAPSGDAPLSGRLTCPNTSCGSNIGKFAWQGMQCSCGDWVVPAIGLAKARIDMSQRVNVGRLPPAALGIRMPPSMRPNPADDSTNGRGNL, from the exons ATGGCTATGAATCGTATTCCTGGTCagaatatttatattggAGG CATTTTCTCCCTTAAGAACAGGGCAGCATTGGAAAGAGCAAACATTACCCACGTACTATCGGTATTACGCCTGCAACCACAAGAGGAGACATTTGCAGGCTTCCAACATCATCGCATCGATGTGGACGatgttgaggatgagaacCTCCTAGAACATTTCCCCTCCGCCATTAAGTTCATCCAGTCTGGATTGGATGCTGGTGGGGGCGTCCTGGTCCATTG TGCGATGGGAAAATCCCGTTCAGCCACCATATGTATCGCTTATCTACTCCACCAGCAGCCAAGTGCACTGACGCCGCAGTCCGCTCTTGCTATTATTAAGGAAAGTCGGCCACTTTGTGAACCGAATGATGGGTTCATGAAACAGCTGTCGATATACCACCAAATGGGCTGTCCAGACGATGTGATCAGCCATCCGCTGTATAACCGTTGGCTTTACCGCCGCGAAGTTGAGGAAAGTGTAGCATGTGGGCGCGCGCCGGAGATGAGTTCCGTGTTATTTGAAGACGAACAACCTCACAAATCCCAAGACAATACGGATCGAACAACGGAAATTAAATGTCGGAAATGCAG ACGAAACTTGGCGACCACGCCATTCATCATACCACATGGCCCGCAAAACGGTGCAAAGGGACCAACCGACTGCGCCCACATTTTCTTACATCCTTTAACGTGGATGCGCCCGTGCCTTTTCCCTAacggtgaagatgatggagcaCCGTCTGGGGATGCGCCCCTGTCTGGTCGATTGACCTGCCCGAACACCTCGTGTGGTTCCAATATCGGAAAGTTTGCATGGCAGGGTATGCAATGTAGCTGCGGCGACTGGGTAGTCCCCGCAATCGGCCTTGCGAAGGCTCGAATCGATATGTCCCAACGTGTCAATGTGGGAAGGCTACCTCCAGCTGCCCTAGGCATCCGTATGCCGCCTAGTATGAGGCCTAATCCTGCGGATGATTCCACAAATGGACGGGGCAACCTCTAA
- a CDS encoding L-lactate dehydrogenase, which produces MSDPTNPNIQKRTTPQWALYQRENFWKLNEGQTPPFNTDPIKLEQLAHEKLSQGGWYYASSNAGMSNTHLANRQAFFRHRIIPRQLVDTNLRDTTTEIFGHHVSAPIGFAPIGINKIYHPSAEAAVAKVAGELNLPYCLSTAGSTPIEKVAEANGQGPRFYQLYMPHDDELTLSLLNRAWKSGFDALILTTDTWQLGWRHDDVANSNYAFYRGTGADLGLTDPVFQKRCREEGIDPEKDIVAASAKWIDSVWHGRAWSWEKIPWLIEQWKKISGGRPFAIKGIQSVADAKKCVEYGVDGIVVSNHAGRQVDGAIASLDALENIANAVGDQIYIMYDSGVRGASDVAKALALGARFVFVGRLWIWGLSIMGEEGVRHVMKSLLADFDIFMCVAGFNSVKELDRSILESYPKGYTLIPDKVL; this is translated from the exons ATGAGTGACCCAACAAACCCCAACATCCAGAAGAGAACAACGCCACAATGGGCGTTGTACCAGCGCGAGAACTTCTGGAAGCTCAACGAGGGCCAAACGCCTCCTTTCAACACAG ATCCTATCAAATTGGAGCAGTTGGCTCATGAGAAGCTTAGTCAAGGCGGTTG GTACTATGCATCCTCTAATGCGGGCATGTCCAACACCCACCTGGCGAACCGTCAAGCCTTTTTCCGTCACCGTATCATCCCCCGACAACTAGTAGATACCAACCTGCGAGATACAACTACGGAGATCTTTGGACACCACGTATCAGCCCCAATAGGCTTTGCGCCCATCGGAATCAACAAAATTTACCATCCATCAGCAGAAGCCGCAGTCGCCAAGGTTGCAGGCGAACTCAATCTCCCGTACTGCCTCTCTACAGCAGGAAGCACACCGATTGAGAAAGTCGCAGAAGCAAATGGCCAAGGTCCCCGGTTCTATCAGCTGTATATGCCGCATGATGACGAGTTGACACTGTCTCTCCTCAACCGGGCATGGAAGTCCGGGTTTGATGCGCTCATCCTCACTACTGACACCTGGCAGCTTGGCTGGCGACATGACGATGTGGCCAATTCCAATTATGCCTTCTACCGCGGGACCGGTGCCGACCTAGGCTTGACAGACCCTGTATTCCAGAAGCGATGTCGCGAAGAAGGTATTGACCCGGAGAAGGACATCGTCGCAGCCTCGGCAAAATGGATTGACTCCGTCTGGCATGGACGTGCATGGTCCTGGGAGAAGATCCCCTGGTTAATCGaacaatggaagaagatttcCGGTGGAAGACCTTTCGCTATCAAGGGGATCCAGTCGGTCGCAGATGCAAAAAAGTGCGTCGAGTACGGCGTCGACGGTATCGTGGTGAGCAATCATGCCGGTCGGCAGGTGGACGGAGCCATCGCAAGTCTTGATGCACTAGAGAATATTGCCAATGCTGTTGGTGACCAGATTTACATCATGTATGACTCTGGAGTTCGCGGCGCGAGTGATGTCGCGAAAGCGCTGGCGCTGGGTGCCCGGTTCGTGTTTGTCGGCCGGCTCTGGATCTGGGGGCTCAGTAtcatgggagaggagggagTCCGTCATGTTATGAAATCGCTGCTCGCTGACTTTGACATTTTCATGTGTGTTGCGGGATTCAACAGCGTGAAGGAACTTGACCGATCGATTTTAG AATCATACCCGAAAGGATATACCCTTATCCCGGACAAAGTCTTGTGA
- a CDS encoding AAA-ATPase Vps4-associated protein 1-domain-containing protein, with amino-acid sequence MSGPFQNIYHLRRVADTAAKACYVCHKPSSSVMITPDNKDFFYVCPIHLKDRHFCSPIVDTEAEEKKKKEEALAKEIEKVKKEYEERQKKKKDKSKEKKPDEESKKEEKSSNTDKQEGNDEKERDDKVYTLPYPTSPAHSPSGHPDAQTLNIESLKKSAQSTSTSDDGPRIFALHKNFYQMRIDRLRNLEAAKRNRQRLQDPSFFPSVPSGGL; translated from the exons ATGAGTGGGCCATTCCAAAACATCTACCATCTCCGCCGGGTAGCAGACACCGCGGCAAAGGCGTGCTACGTCTGCCACAAGCCCTCGAGCAGCGTCATGATCACGCCTGACAACAAG GATTTCTTCTACGTTTGTCCTATTCATCTAAAGGATCGGCATTTCTGCTCTCCTATCGTTGACACAGAGgccgaggaaaagaagaagaaagaagaggcaTTAGCcaaagaaatcgagaaagTAAAGAAGGAGTACGAGGAgagacaaaaaaagaaaaaagacaagtcgaaagagaagaaacccGACGAAGagtcaaagaaggaagaaaaatcaTCCAACACCGACAAACAGGAGGGCAATGACGAGAAGGAACGAGACGATAAGGTCTATACCCTACCCTACCCTACCTCCCCTGCCCATTCTCCCTCAGGCCACCCAGACGCTCAGACCCTGAAC ATTGAATCCCTCAAGAAGTCAGCACAGTCCACGTCGACGTCGGATGACGGGCCTCGTATTTTCGCATTGCATAA AAATTTCTATCAGATGCGCATCGACAGACTGCGTAATCTCGAGGCTGCCAAGAGAAATCGTCAGCGCCTGCAGGATCCCTCCTTTTTTCCGTCTGTCCCGTCTGGAGGGCTCTGA
- a CDS encoding putative acyl-CoA thioester hydrolase (acyl-CoA thioesterase) — MLGLTTRRSAATRSKCLTSATNSILRTRAAERPSQLCLASKDFHTSQSNAASRPTWMPMRVKTPWIEALTKSREDAKSGKGASAPVAKPDLTPKKMSDSHYSAILPLAQDKWLLDTYLNASGHIRLGSLLMDLDALAGIIAYRHTGGSVTTVTAACDRITIEHPLMEICDLELSGQVTYATGRSSMEISLQVAKAPPEGQKAKPEDVLITCAFTMVSLDPATKKPVNVAPLLLETDEERLLFKKGEENYQAKKGLRKRSLLQKAPDDEESNLIHSMWTKEMSYLSPESPDQRPSNMVFMSDTNLKSAMIMQPQDRNRHNFMIFGGFLLKQTFELAFCCVASFSHARPNFISLDPSTFENPVPVGSVLYLRATVAYTEPVETESGSKYTKVQVRVDTKVRDVEHGTKKSTGQFNYTFLVEKDIQVMPKSYGEFMLWTDARRRSQNAAALAPAGSREFSALRGLKDSVTE; from the exons ATGTTGGGACTAACCACGCGACGGTCCGCTGCGACCCGCTCGAAATGCTTAACATCTGCAACTAATAGCATTCTCCGGACAAGGGCCGCAGAGCGCCCATCGCAATTGTGTCTTGCGTCCAAGGATTTTCACACCAGTCAATCCAATGCGGCGTCCCGACCTACGTGGATGCCCATGCGCGTCAAGACACCGTGGATTGAAGCATTGACGAAGAGCAGAGAGGATGCGAAGTCCGGCAAGGGAGCTTCTGCGCCGGTCGCGAAGCCCGATCTGACCCCTAAGAAGATGTCGGATAGTCATTATAGTGCT ATTTTGCCGTTGGCACAAGACAAATGGCTCCTTGATACATATTTGAATGCTTCGGGGCATATCAG GTTGGGATCGCTACTGATGGACCTGGATGCCCTAGCCGGTATCATTGCTTACAGACACACCGGAGGCTCGGTGACGACTGTGACCGCTGCATGTGACCGAATCACCATCGAACATCCTCTGATGGAGATCTGCGATCTCGAGCTCAGTGGCCAGGTTACCTACGCTACAGGCCGCTCTAGTATGGAGATATCTCTGCAGGTCGCAAAGGCCCCTCCTGAAGGACAGAAGGCGAAACCTGAGGACGTCCTGATCACTTGCGCCTTCACAATGGTGTCTCTGGATCCGGCTACCAAGAA ACCCGTCAATGTTGCACCCCTTCTGCTAGAAACCGACGAAGAACGTCTTCTCTtcaaaaagggagaagaaaactaTCAGGCCAAGAAAGGGCTGAGAAAACGAAGTCTGCTTCAGAAGGCCCCAGACGACGAAGAGAGTAACCTGATTCACTCCATGTGGACCAAGGAGATGTCATACCTGA GCCCCGAATCTCCCGATCAGAGACCATCAAACATGGTCTTCATGAGCGACACCAACTTGAAATCAGCCATGATCATGCAGCCGCAAGACCGCAACCGTCACAACTTCATGATCTTCGGTGGTTTCCTTTTGAAGCAGACCTTCGAGCTTGCATTCTGCTGTGTAGCGTCTTTCTCCCACGCTCGACCCAACTTCATCTCCCTTGATCCTAGCACCTTCGAGAACCCCGTTCCCGTCGGCAGCGTCCTGTACCTTCGCGCCACGGTTGCCTATACAGAGCCTGTCGAAACCGAGTCAGGCAGCAAGTACACCAAGGTTCAGGTCCGCGTGGACACCAAGGTCAGGGATGTGGAGCATGGCACCAAGAAGTCGACCGGCCAGTTCAACTACACCTTCTTGGTTGAGAAGGATATTCAGGTCATGCCGAAGAGTTACGGCGAGTTTATGCTCTGGACCGATGCCAGGAGACGGTCACAGAATGCGGCTGCATTGGCTCCTGCTGGGTCGAGGGAGTTTAGTGCTCTTAGAGGGCTCAAGGATAGTGTGACTGAATAG